The following are encoded in a window of Peromyscus leucopus breed LL Stock chromosome X, UCI_PerLeu_2.1, whole genome shotgun sequence genomic DNA:
- the Tex13b gene encoding testis-expressed protein 13B has product MNPNDPSSGFRHGKVLMFINEQMSKHTKGPEFYFENLALSWEEVEEKLRILLEDGEMPSQAREACAWGSLALGVRFAWRQGHLQGRRVQWLHDFASLHRSAAHALASDLKKLTDQREIERKEAAFQLQLAHTKLAEVQRERDLLRLKLLHAELRAFPVAEMPVVTRAPATAQGAKTETPNADEKKEVTASDKAVREPEKEMEGATAMAASGELAGTGELEGITLDHFGAVEWKNYPLGLKEEGEKGKEGKEGEEGEDREGEGKSMGIPTCSDSEPLDLSRSTGSPQPVTIQLPDSFTYSYESPFPVTPTPSPPLSIVTEPQMPPYFMATDMNMSDTEGPTVYLQELPKDSQDSQLQRNMALHRPGDWDCPWCKTVNLSEKENCFRCGKLSWLQSPQ; this is encoded by the exons ATGAATCCCAACGATCCCTCTAGTGGGTTCCGGCACGGCAAAGTGTTAATGTTCATCAATGAGCAAATGTCCAAGCACACAAAAGGCCCCGAGTTCTACTTTGAGAACCTGGCGCTGTcctgggaggaggtggaagaaaaGCTCAGAATCCTCCTGGAGGATGGCGAGATGCCTAGCCAGGCTCGGGAAGCCTGTGCCTGGGGCAGCCTGGCCTTGGGTGTTCGCTTTGCTTGGAGGCAAGGCCACTTGCAGGGGCGCAGAGTGCAATGGCTTCACGACTTTGCCAGCCTGCACAGGTCAGCGGCACATGCCTTGGCATCAGACCTGAAGAAGCTCACAGACCAGCGAGAGATTGAACGCAAGGAGGCAGCCTTCCAACTTCAGCTAGCCCACACCAAACTGGCAGAGGTGCAGAGAGAGCGGGACCTGCTGAGACTGAAGCTACTACACGCG GAGCTGAGGGCCTTTCCAGTTGCAGAGATGCCAGTCGTGACTAGAGCCCCTGCTACTGCTCAAGGAGCAAAGACAGAGACACCAAATGCAGACGAGAAAAAAGAGGTGACAGCTAGTGATAAAGCAGTTCGTGAACCAGAAAAGGAGATGGAAGGGGCTACAGCCATGGCTGCTTCTGGGGAGCTGGCAGGCACAGGAGAGCTGGAAGGAATCACCCTGGATCATTTTGGAGCGGTGGAGTGGAAAAATTATCCCTTGGGcttgaaggaggagggagaaaaggggaaagaggggaaagagggagaggagggagaggacagggaaggggaaggCAAGTCTATGGGAATACCTACATGTTCTGACTCTGAGCCCTTAGATCTCAGCAGGTCCACAGGCTCCCCACAACCTGTTACAATCCAACTCCCTGACTCATTCACATACTCATATGAAAGCCCCTTCCCAGTcacacccaccccatccccgccACTAAGCATTGTCACAGAGCCTCAGATGCCTCCCTATTTCATGGCCACTGATATGAATATGTCTGACACTGAGGGCCCAACAGTATACCTCCAAGAACTCCCAAAAGATAGTCAAGATAGCCAGCTACAGAGAAATATGGCACTTCACAGGCCTGGGGATTGGGATTGCCCTTGGTGTAAAACTGTGAATCTTTCAGAGAAGGAAAACTGCTTCCGATGTGGGAAGCTAAGCTGGCTGCAAAGCCCTCAGTGA